A window from Thermodesulfobacteriota bacterium encodes these proteins:
- a CDS encoding RNA polymerase sigma factor RpoD/SigA, protein MGRNIKESSHALMTGGLMGNHDFGSQKSMPGDYAYEQNIMSVTTTGKSNGKQRVIPDEDYKLLQSYFREVGTESLLTATDELRIATKIKKYNARARKLEAYINELTEKLSGKVKVQKVCDCRQNGKSPKRRGKTGGTHVSLKMTLNRMSALLRAYRNKEIYNKDKFIKSNLRLVISIAKNYMGRGLPLADIIQEGNIGLIKAVEKFDPSKGYRFSTYASWWIIQSITRSLFDQTRVIRIPVRVLEQANKITRTANMLRHENGENPDIENIAQEAGLSVKKVNKVIKATSTNIVYLDAVNPNNGEAKNSFIDFIPDTRPATDTLLAKVSMTEKIEEALSNLTDREEDILRMRFGIGYDESYTLDEIGNRYSLTRERIRQIERRALKKLRQLSNGGVLKDFISC, encoded by the coding sequence ATGGGTCGGAACATCAAAGAATCATCTCATGCTTTAATGACGGGCGGTTTGATGGGCAACCATGATTTCGGCAGTCAGAAATCGATGCCGGGTGATTACGCTTACGAGCAGAATATCATGAGCGTAACAACCACTGGGAAAAGCAACGGGAAACAAAGGGTGATCCCAGACGAGGACTACAAGCTCCTCCAATCGTATTTCAGAGAAGTGGGGACGGAATCGCTTCTAACCGCAACAGATGAACTCCGAATAGCGACCAAGATAAAAAAATATAACGCGAGGGCCCGCAAGCTCGAAGCCTACATAAACGAGCTTACGGAGAAACTGAGCGGCAAAGTTAAAGTGCAGAAGGTCTGCGATTGCCGACAGAACGGCAAGAGCCCGAAGCGGCGCGGCAAAACCGGCGGGACTCACGTTTCTTTAAAGATGACCCTTAACAGGATGTCCGCGCTCCTGAGGGCGTACAGGAACAAAGAGATATACAACAAGGACAAGTTCATTAAATCGAACCTCAGGCTCGTGATAAGCATAGCGAAGAACTATATGGGAAGAGGACTCCCGCTCGCGGACATAATACAGGAAGGCAATATCGGGCTTATTAAAGCTGTCGAGAAATTCGACCCGTCGAAGGGCTACAGGTTTTCGACTTACGCCTCGTGGTGGATAATCCAGAGCATAACGCGCTCGCTATTCGACCAGACGAGGGTGATAAGGATCCCCGTGCGCGTGCTCGAGCAGGCGAATAAAATTACGAGGACGGCCAACATGCTCAGGCACGAGAACGGCGAGAACCCGGACATAGAGAACATAGCGCAGGAAGCCGGACTCAGCGTAAAGAAAGTCAACAAGGTGATCAAAGCCACTTCCACAAATATAGTCTATCTCGACGCCGTGAACCCGAACAACGGAGAGGCCAAGAACAGCTTCATAGACTTTATTCCCGATACCAGGCCCGCGACCGACACGCTCCTCGCAAAAGTCTCCATGACAGAAAAGATCGAGGAAGCGCTCTCGAACCTCACAGACAGGGAGGAGGACATACTCAGGATGAGGTTCGGCATAGGATACGACGAGTCCTACACGCTCGACGAGATCGGGAACAGGTACAGCCTGACCCGGGAGCGCATAAGGCAGATCGAGAGACGCGCTCTCAAGAAGCTGAGACAGCTCAGCAACGGCGGAGTCCTGAAAGATTTTATAAGCTGCTGA
- a CDS encoding NAD-dependent epimerase/dehydratase family protein translates to MKILLTGGAGFIGSWVAEAYIKEGHEVHILDDLSTGRMENIPEGASFTKCDIRDEDAVRAAFTQFRPDAVNHHAAQIDVRKSVEDPAYDASVNIIGTIRLLESSIRNGVKKFIFASTGGAIYGEPANIPADEKTPPMPISPYGTSKYAVEKYLEYYRYIYSLDYVALRYANVYGPRQNPHGEAGVIAIFCSRILSGQPCVVFGDGNQTRDYVYAGDVAGANLCALSSPSGSYNIGTQIETSVNGLITELEAASGINFPVNYADARPGEVGRISLDVRLAGRVLGWAPSVFLAKGIKNTWEWFKAGRSGTDKN, encoded by the coding sequence ATGAAAATTCTTCTAACGGGCGGCGCCGGCTTTATCGGCTCCTGGGTTGCCGAAGCATATATTAAGGAAGGACACGAAGTACATATACTCGATGACCTCTCGACCGGGAGGATGGAGAACATTCCCGAGGGAGCGTCTTTCACGAAGTGCGACATAAGGGATGAAGACGCCGTGCGCGCGGCTTTTACCCAATTCCGCCCGGATGCGGTAAACCACCACGCGGCCCAGATCGACGTGAGGAAATCGGTCGAGGACCCCGCGTACGACGCATCGGTTAACATAATCGGGACGATCCGCCTCCTCGAATCCTCCATCAGGAACGGCGTAAAGAAGTTCATATTCGCATCGACCGGGGGGGCGATTTACGGCGAGCCCGCCAACATTCCTGCCGATGAAAAGACACCGCCGATGCCGATCTCCCCGTACGGCACGTCGAAATACGCTGTCGAGAAATACCTCGAGTATTACAGGTACATATATTCACTTGATTACGTCGCGCTCAGATACGCGAACGTCTACGGACCGAGACAGAACCCGCACGGAGAGGCGGGGGTGATCGCCATATTCTGCAGCCGCATTCTTTCGGGACAGCCCTGCGTCGTGTTCGGGGACGGCAATCAGACGAGAGACTACGTCTATGCGGGAGACGTCGCAGGCGCAAACCTCTGCGCCCTTTCGTCTCCCTCCGGGAGCTACAACATAGGCACGCAGATCGAGACTTCGGTGAACGGTCTCATAACCGAGCTCGAAGCCGCCTCGGGAATAAATTTCCCGGTTAACTATGCGGACGCGCGGCCTGGAGAGGTCGGCAGGATAAGCCTCGACGTGAGGCTCGCGGGCAGGGTCCTCGGCTGGGCGCCGAGCGTCTTTCTTGCCAAGGGCATAAAAAATACCTGGGAGTGGTTCAAGGCCGGCCGCTCCGGAACGGATAAAAATTAA
- the guaA gene encoding glutamine-hydrolyzing GMP synthase — protein sequence MRETILVLDFGSQYTQLIARRIRELGVYSEIKPYGTPLEEIERTEPKAVILSGGPASVWDDNSPTVDKGLFELGIPILGICYGMQLAAQLLGGIVERSKVREFGPATLTITDGFDLLSGIPDKSDIWMSHGDRVLELPPGFESIAESENSPRAAMKNREMKIYGTQFHPEVVHTKFGREILSNFLFKIAGCKGEWTPKSFVETAIKDIRQKAGNATVICGLSGGVDSAVAAVIIQRAIWDRLRCIFVDTGLLRLNEAEDVVESFRHMGLNLVHVDASERFLRRLRGVTDPEKKRKIIGEEFVNVFDEEASKIKDARFLAQGTLYPDVIESVSVKGPSATIKSHHNVGGLPEKMNLELIEPLRELFKDEVREVGRELGVPDEILGRHPFPGPGLAIRIIGEIDEERLGILRQADRIFIEEIKKGGVYDDIWQAFCVFVPVKTVGVMGDERTYENVIALRAVTSLDGMTAKWARIPYDLLEKISVRIINEVRGVNRVVYDISTKPPSTIEWE from the coding sequence ATGCGTGAAACTATTCTAGTACTCGATTTCGGCTCCCAGTATACGCAGTTGATCGCCCGCAGGATAAGGGAGCTGGGCGTGTATTCGGAGATAAAGCCCTACGGCACGCCGCTCGAAGAAATAGAGAGAACGGAACCTAAGGCCGTGATACTGTCCGGGGGCCCGGCGAGCGTCTGGGACGATAACTCCCCGACCGTGGACAAGGGTCTTTTCGAGCTCGGAATACCGATCCTCGGAATATGCTACGGGATGCAGCTCGCGGCGCAGCTCCTGGGCGGGATCGTCGAGCGGTCGAAGGTGCGGGAGTTCGGTCCTGCGACTCTCACGATAACGGACGGGTTCGACCTCCTGAGCGGGATCCCGGACAAGAGCGACATCTGGATGTCTCACGGAGACCGCGTGCTCGAATTGCCGCCCGGCTTCGAATCCATTGCGGAGAGCGAGAACTCACCGAGGGCGGCCATGAAGAACCGTGAGATGAAAATCTACGGGACCCAGTTCCACCCGGAGGTCGTCCACACGAAATTCGGCAGGGAAATATTATCGAACTTTTTATTCAAGATCGCAGGCTGCAAGGGGGAGTGGACTCCCAAGTCCTTCGTCGAGACCGCGATAAAGGATATAAGGCAAAAGGCGGGGAACGCGACAGTCATATGCGGCCTGTCCGGCGGAGTGGACTCCGCCGTCGCCGCGGTAATCATACAGCGCGCCATATGGGACAGGCTCCGCTGCATATTCGTGGATACGGGGCTCCTGAGACTGAACGAAGCGGAGGATGTAGTTGAGTCGTTCAGACACATGGGCCTCAACCTGGTGCACGTGGACGCGAGCGAGAGGTTCCTGAGAAGGCTCCGCGGCGTTACCGACCCCGAGAAGAAGAGAAAGATCATCGGCGAGGAGTTCGTGAACGTTTTCGATGAGGAGGCGTCCAAGATCAAGGACGCCCGCTTCCTCGCGCAGGGGACACTATATCCGGACGTGATAGAAAGCGTCAGCGTGAAGGGCCCGTCGGCGACAATCAAGTCCCACCATAACGTGGGCGGGCTCCCGGAAAAGATGAACCTCGAGCTGATCGAGCCGCTGAGAGAGCTGTTCAAGGACGAGGTGAGGGAAGTGGGCCGCGAGCTCGGTGTGCCGGACGAGATACTCGGCCGCCATCCGTTCCCGGGGCCGGGGCTCGCCATCAGGATCATAGGAGAGATCGACGAGGAGAGGCTCGGTATACTGAGGCAGGCCGACAGAATATTCATCGAAGAGATAAAAAAGGGCGGGGTCTACGACGACATATGGCAGGCGTTCTGCGTATTCGTGCCCGTCAAGACCGTAGGCGTGATGGGTGACGAGAGGACGTACGAGAACGTAATCGCTCTCCGGGCGGTAACGAGCCTGGACGGAATGACGGCCAAATGGGCGCGCATACCTTACGACCTGCTCGAAAAAATATCGGTCCGCATTATCAATGAGGTGAGGGGCGTCAACCGGGTCGTGTACGATATATCGACCAAGCCCCCGAGCACGATCGAATGGGAATGA
- the guaB gene encoding IMP dehydrogenase: MRVENVEECLTFDDVLLVPAYSEILPNEVDVSTRLTRNIKLNIPLISAAMDTVTESSTAIAMAQEGGIGIIHRNLDIQDQAAEVKRVKKYESGMIVNPLTVRPKHKVRAALEIMLKQNITGLPVTKEDDTLLGIITFRDLRFEKNLEFRVEQIMTPKKRLITVGEGTTLEEAKELLHKYKIEKLPVVDKEFRLRGLITMKDIEKIEKYPTASKDLMGRLRCGAAVGVGPDREERIEALIGVGCDVIVIDTAHGHSKRVIDAVESTKSNFPKVDLIAGNIGTGEGADAVIKAGADGVKVGVGPGSICTTRVIAGIGVPQVSAIQDVTRVAELHGIPVIADGGIKYSGDIVKAIAAGAHSVMIGNLFAGTDEAPGEVILFQGRTYKVYRGMGSIEAMKKGSKDRYAQNLGDDMIDSKLVPEGIEGRIPYRGPIGGTVYQLIGGLRAGMGYTGCGTVDDLRSNGKFIKVTNAGLREGHVHDVIITKEAPNYRIE, from the coding sequence ATGCGCGTTGAAAACGTGGAAGAATGTCTAACTTTCGATGACGTTCTTTTAGTGCCGGCCTATTCGGAGATACTGCCGAACGAGGTCGACGTATCCACCCGGCTCACCCGGAATATCAAGCTCAACATACCGCTCATCAGCGCCGCCATGGATACGGTCACTGAATCGAGCACCGCTATAGCCATGGCCCAGGAAGGCGGTATCGGGATAATACACAGGAACCTGGACATTCAGGACCAGGCCGCGGAAGTCAAGAGAGTTAAAAAGTACGAGAGCGGAATGATAGTGAACCCCCTCACCGTAAGGCCCAAGCACAAGGTCAGGGCCGCCCTCGAAATAATGCTCAAGCAGAACATCACGGGCCTCCCGGTCACGAAGGAAGACGATACGCTCCTGGGAATTATTACCTTCAGGGACCTGCGGTTCGAGAAAAATCTCGAATTCAGGGTCGAGCAGATCATGACCCCCAAGAAGAGGCTAATAACGGTGGGCGAAGGGACCACGCTCGAAGAGGCGAAGGAACTCCTCCACAAATACAAAATAGAGAAGCTCCCGGTTGTCGACAAGGAGTTCAGGCTCCGCGGGCTTATTACGATGAAGGACATAGAGAAGATAGAGAAATATCCGACGGCGTCCAAGGACCTCATGGGAAGGCTCAGGTGCGGGGCAGCCGTAGGCGTCGGGCCCGACAGGGAAGAAAGGATAGAAGCGCTGATCGGGGTCGGGTGCGACGTGATCGTGATAGACACGGCCCACGGCCATTCGAAGAGGGTTATAGACGCGGTAGAATCCACGAAGTCGAATTTCCCCAAGGTAGACCTGATCGCCGGGAACATCGGAACGGGGGAAGGCGCAGACGCTGTCATCAAGGCAGGCGCCGACGGCGTGAAGGTAGGCGTAGGACCGGGCTCCATATGCACTACCCGCGTTATAGCTGGCATCGGAGTTCCGCAAGTTTCGGCGATACAGGACGTCACGCGGGTAGCCGAGCTCCACGGAATACCGGTAATCGCCGACGGGGGGATAAAATACTCGGGCGATATAGTCAAGGCTATCGCGGCAGGCGCCCATTCGGTGATGATAGGGAACCTGTTCGCGGGGACGGACGAGGCCCCGGGCGAGGTCATACTGTTTCAGGGCAGGACGTACAAGGTATACAGGGGAATGGGTTCGATCGAGGCCATGAAGAAGGGCAGCAAGGACAGGTACGCGCAGAACCTGGGCGACGACATGATAGATTCAAAGCTCGTGCCCGAGGGGATAGAGGGGCGGATACCTTACAGGGGGCCGATAGGCGGCACAGTCTATCAGCTCATCGGCGGGCTCAGGGCCGGCATGGGGTATACCGGGTGCGGGACAGTAGATGACCTCAGGAGCAACGGGAAGTTTATAAAGGTCACCAACGCGGGACTCAGAGAAGGCCACGTCCACGACGTAATAATCACGAAAGAGGCGCCCAATTACAGGATCGAATAA
- a CDS encoding zinc-ribbon domain-containing protein — MTIQCEKCGKNFDPDEGGIRPAGSDVRCPECGHITLVRMEDSFGGEAVEGFEFRYPINSEGTKTAEKEMHNGGSNEHEGVRDAEPAPRDEGNWEEFVNISKTERTTDDFRIEDHRDTKRQESDFNWESLRINEEPVDAVSRVPRMFEDEGTDDELMIMKDEATHVVAVSDTVGEETRPKERAYVRHSPENLSVDMDVLAGSAHAAGSYRSAPGPSYRDTFRIHPTRERQGGGFFARAAYTLLTLIVFAVIVGASYIILSNTGIIPKESADRIERLVSSLVPVGITGSLKHDIMITAHGGKWLDTRNGPMYVVSGTVTNESEHPVSYIKIRSEFISEGQIVYDNVVYAGNTFTENELRVSPLQDTLLKLKKRSGDVDFYNAEKLAGLNSNIQPGESIPFYTVFPASGRMLGLKYDLEVAGYE, encoded by the coding sequence GTGACAATTCAGTGCGAAAAGTGCGGGAAAAATTTCGATCCAGACGAGGGCGGCATCAGGCCCGCAGGGAGCGATGTCAGATGCCCCGAGTGCGGTCACATCACACTCGTCCGGATGGAAGACAGCTTCGGCGGAGAGGCAGTAGAAGGTTTCGAATTCAGGTATCCGATAAACAGCGAGGGAACTAAAACAGCGGAAAAAGAGATGCACAACGGCGGGAGTAACGAACACGAAGGCGTTCGTGATGCGGAACCGGCGCCCAGAGACGAGGGGAACTGGGAGGAATTCGTAAACATCAGCAAGACCGAAAGGACCACTGACGACTTCAGGATAGAAGATCACCGGGACACGAAAAGACAGGAATCGGATTTTAACTGGGAGAGTCTCAGGATAAACGAAGAGCCGGTCGACGCCGTCAGCAGGGTCCCCAGGATGTTCGAAGACGAAGGTACTGACGACGAGCTCATGATAATGAAGGACGAGGCGACCCACGTCGTGGCGGTGTCGGATACCGTCGGGGAGGAAACCCGGCCAAAGGAAAGGGCGTATGTGAGACATTCCCCCGAGAACCTGAGCGTGGACATGGACGTCCTCGCCGGGAGCGCGCACGCGGCCGGGAGCTACCGGAGCGCGCCCGGCCCCTCGTATCGCGACACGTTCAGGATCCATCCGACGAGAGAGAGACAGGGGGGCGGTTTTTTTGCGAGAGCGGCATACACGCTCCTCACGCTGATCGTATTTGCCGTGATAGTCGGGGCTTCTTATATCATCCTCTCGAATACAGGAATTATCCCCAAGGAGAGCGCCGACAGGATAGAAAGGCTGGTGAGCTCGCTCGTCCCCGTCGGCATAACCGGGTCTCTGAAACACGATATCATGATAACCGCGCACGGGGGTAAATGGCTCGATACGAGGAACGGACCTATGTACGTCGTATCAGGAACCGTTACGAATGAATCCGAACACCCGGTCAGTTACATAAAAATCAGGAGTGAATTTATATCGGAAGGGCAGATCGTTTATGATAACGTCGTATATGCCGGCAATACCTTCACCGAAAACGAACTCAGGGTATCTCCGCTCCAGGACACGCTGCTCAAACTCAAAAAGAGGTCAGGCGATGTAGATTTTTACAACGCCGAGAAGCTCGCCGGGCTCAATTCGAACATACAGCCTGGGGAGTCCATTCCGTTTTACACCGTATTCCCGGCTTCAGGGAGGATGCTCGGCCTCAAATATGACCTCGAGGTCGCCGGTTATGAGTGA
- a CDS encoding FAD:protein FMN transferase, which yields MRSLFLCILAVPIITPALAGSPDEGALERAQFHMGTYARVLIYGGTNADADAAFLKIKKLDALLSDYDPGSEISEINGMAGKGTLKVSPEVLEVLKQAIYVAGETDGAFDPTIGALTIGVYRFGREGAGVPTDEEVRRAKSLVNYRELLITGEEVYLEREGMKLDLGGIGKGYAVEKAVRELKQRGIKRGMVSLSGDIKVFGNDIEIGIRDPKREGTIASFHTGTHELAISTSGGYERVIDPMGKVYHHLLVPASGKPGRDFLSVTVVLEGDSALADAFATALFVMGKDKSVEFLKKHPEIGVFAVMPDREVYCNESMKRLVRGLRCDDN from the coding sequence ATGCGTTCACTCTTTCTCTGCATTCTTGCCGTCCCGATAATCACTCCCGCCTTGGCGGGCTCCCCTGACGAAGGTGCGTTGGAGAGGGCCCAGTTTCACATGGGGACTTACGCCCGCGTGCTCATTTACGGCGGGACAAATGCGGACGCCGATGCCGCCTTTTTAAAGATAAAGAAGCTCGACGCCCTGCTCTCCGATTATGATCCCGGCAGCGAGATATCGGAAATAAACGGAATGGCCGGGAAGGGCACTCTCAAGGTCAGCCCGGAGGTTCTGGAAGTGCTGAAACAGGCCATCTACGTCGCCGGGGAGACGGACGGCGCATTCGACCCTACGATCGGCGCTCTGACTATCGGCGTTTATCGGTTCGGGCGGGAAGGAGCCGGGGTCCCGACCGACGAAGAGGTGCGGAGAGCGAAATCCCTTGTCAATTACCGGGAGCTCCTGATTACGGGAGAAGAAGTCTATCTTGAAAGAGAAGGCATGAAGCTCGACCTTGGCGGGATTGGCAAGGGGTATGCCGTCGAAAAAGCTGTCCGTGAGCTTAAGCAAAGGGGAATTAAAAGGGGCATGGTCTCGCTCTCGGGCGACATCAAGGTTTTCGGCAACGATATAGAGATAGGGATTCGTGATCCGAAACGAGAAGGGACTATAGCTTCGTTTCATACGGGCACTCACGAGCTCGCCATATCGACGAGCGGGGGATACGAGAGGGTCATAGACCCTATGGGGAAGGTCTATCACCATCTCCTCGTCCCCGCTTCCGGGAAGCCCGGCAGGGATTTCCTTTCCGTCACGGTAGTTCTCGAGGGGGACAGCGCTCTGGCCGATGCCTTCGCTACGGCTCTTTTCGTAATGGGGAAAGACAAATCCGTCGAGTTTTTAAAAAAGCATCCCGAGATCGGGGTCTTCGCCGTCATGCCTGATCGCGAAGTCTACTGCAACGAAAGCATGAAAAGACTTGTCCGGGGTTTAAGATGCGATGATAATTGA
- a CDS encoding bifunctional 3,4-dihydroxy-2-butanone-4-phosphate synthase/GTP cyclohydrolase II, with protein MPISSIEEALSDIKSGKMVILVDDKDRENEGDLVVAAEYATPETINFMAKNGRGLICLALTKENADRIGLQPIKPEYNPVPQYTAFTISIDASHGITTGISAYDRASTIRYAISDDSKAEDFIRPGHVFPLICRKGGVLVRAGHTEGSVDIARMAGLKPAAVICEIMNDDGDMARLPDLEKFAETHDIKIASIADLISYRLRAESLVRRAASAIIPTEYGEFQIIVYESDIDPQHHVAFVKGVIDPEKDVLVRVHSECLTSDVFGSLRCDCGSQIRQAMKIINDEGTGVILYMRQEGRGIGLINKIKAYALQDDGFDTVEANEVLGFKPDLRDYGIGAQILLDLGVRNMKLLTNNPKKIKGLEGFGLQIVERVPIEIPPNGRNSSYLKVKKDKLGHLLSMVD; from the coding sequence ATGCCAATCAGTTCCATAGAAGAAGCCCTTTCAGATATCAAAAGCGGCAAAATGGTCATACTCGTCGATGACAAGGACAGGGAGAACGAGGGCGACCTCGTCGTCGCTGCCGAGTACGCGACTCCCGAAACCATAAATTTCATGGCCAAGAACGGCAGGGGTCTCATCTGCCTCGCGCTCACCAAGGAGAATGCGGACCGCATAGGCCTCCAGCCCATCAAGCCCGAATACAACCCCGTCCCTCAATACACGGCGTTTACCATCTCGATCGACGCCAGCCACGGCATAACGACCGGTATCTCGGCATACGACAGGGCCTCCACCATACGCTACGCCATATCCGACGATTCAAAGGCTGAGGATTTCATACGCCCCGGACACGTATTCCCCCTCATATGCAGGAAGGGAGGAGTGCTCGTCAGGGCGGGGCATACGGAGGGATCAGTCGACATAGCACGCATGGCGGGGCTCAAGCCCGCCGCCGTGATATGCGAGATAATGAACGATGACGGGGATATGGCAAGACTTCCCGACCTTGAAAAATTCGCGGAAACGCACGATATAAAGATTGCCTCGATTGCAGACTTGATCAGCTACCGTCTGAGGGCCGAGAGCCTCGTGAGGAGGGCGGCTTCCGCCATAATCCCGACCGAGTACGGCGAGTTTCAGATCATCGTATACGAGAGCGACATCGACCCCCAGCACCATGTCGCGTTCGTCAAGGGCGTAATAGACCCCGAAAAGGACGTGCTCGTCAGGGTGCATTCCGAATGCCTCACGAGCGATGTTTTCGGCTCGCTCAGGTGCGACTGCGGGTCCCAGATAAGGCAGGCCATGAAGATTATCAACGACGAGGGTACGGGTGTTATACTTTACATGAGACAGGAAGGGCGGGGCATCGGCCTCATTAACAAGATAAAGGCCTACGCTCTCCAGGACGACGGATTCGACACCGTCGAGGCGAACGAGGTTCTGGGTTTCAAGCCCGACCTCAGGGACTACGGCATAGGGGCGCAGATACTCCTAGACCTGGGCGTCAGGAACATGAAGCTCCTTACCAACAACCCGAAGAAGATAAAGGGGCTCGAAGGGTTCGGACTCCAGATAGTCGAGCGTGTGCCCATAGAGATACCGCCCAACGGAAGGAACTCGTCGTATCTCAAGGTCAAGAAAGACAAGCTCGGACACCTTCTTTCGATGGTCGACTGA
- the ribH gene encoding 6,7-dimethyl-8-ribityllumazine synthase, whose protein sequence is MPKKYEGNLDAKGLRFAVVVSRFNDFITERLVSGALDVLYRHNASDEDIDLIRVPGSYELLYAVKKAAERKKYNAIIVLGAIIRGETPHFDYLSSTVTSTIATISLGMDVPVASGVLTTETVQQAIERAGSKAGNRGAEAAYSAIEMANLTKILSRKG, encoded by the coding sequence ATGCCTAAAAAATACGAGGGGAACCTCGACGCCAAGGGGCTGAGGTTTGCGGTCGTGGTCAGCAGGTTCAACGATTTCATAACCGAAAGGCTCGTGAGCGGCGCTCTCGACGTGCTGTACAGGCATAACGCCTCGGATGAAGATATAGACCTCATCAGGGTCCCCGGATCGTACGAGCTCCTCTACGCGGTAAAGAAAGCGGCCGAGAGGAAGAAGTACAACGCGATAATCGTACTCGGGGCTATTATCAGGGGTGAAACCCCGCATTTCGATTACCTCTCGTCCACGGTGACTTCGACGATAGCCACGATAAGCCTCGGAATGGACGTCCCTGTCGCCTCGGGCGTTCTCACGACCGAAACGGTCCAGCAGGCGATAGAAAGGGCGGGGTCCAAGGCCGGGAACCGCGGAGCCGAGGCCGCTTATTCGGCGATCGAGATGGCTAATCTCACTAAAATTCTTTCCCGAAAAGGGTAG
- the nusB gene encoding transcription antitermination factor NusB: protein MGIRRRARELALQFLYQYDALTESSGEPPSPEEQLALFWERSDSPVPDDMKEFSSVLILGACKNITHIDDIIGRFSEHWRLSRMSKIDRNILRLSIYELLYLSGIPPAVTINEAVELGKRFGTEESGSFINGILDKIRIARDKGEL from the coding sequence ATGGGTATAAGGAGACGCGCGAGGGAACTAGCGCTCCAGTTCCTCTATCAATACGATGCGTTGACCGAGTCTTCAGGCGAGCCCCCCTCGCCCGAAGAGCAGCTTGCTCTATTCTGGGAGAGGAGCGATTCGCCGGTACCGGATGATATGAAAGAATTTTCTTCCGTTCTCATACTCGGCGCCTGCAAGAACATCACGCACATCGATGATATCATCGGCAGGTTCTCGGAACACTGGAGGCTTTCGAGGATGTCGAAAATAGACAGGAACATACTCCGCCTTTCGATATACGAGCTCCTTTATTTGAGCGGCATCCCCCCCGCCGTTACCATAAACGAAGCGGTCGAGCTCGGGAAAAGGTTCGGCACCGAGGAATCTGGCTCTTTTATAAACGGGATACTCGATAAGATCAGGATCGCACGGGACAAAGGTGAGCTGTAA
- the trpD gene encoding anthranilate phosphoribosyltransferase: MIKEAIAKVVERIDLEEHEMSEVVEMMMEGETTPSQISAFLVALRMKGESVAEITGAAKVMLDKATRINSRHEVLVDLCGTGGDRQGTFNVSTAAAFVVAGAGVPVAKHGNRSVSSYVGSADVLEALGVDINYSPEVARNCLDETGIVFLFAPLYHPAMKNVAGPRKEIGVRTIFNILGPIANPAGVRHQVVGVYSEMLLDPMVKVLRNLGHKSAMVVHGSDSMDEITVTGKSVIAELRDGMVRKYQLDPSDLGIKRWSAGDLKGGRTAKENARILKSILKGEEREAKRDIVLINAAAAIYVSETSPDMKEALERAVDSIDSGKALSKLDGLVKFTKNK; encoded by the coding sequence ATGATAAAAGAAGCGATAGCTAAAGTCGTAGAGAGGATCGACCTCGAAGAGCACGAGATGTCCGAAGTCGTCGAGATGATGATGGAAGGTGAAACAACCCCTTCCCAGATCTCGGCCTTCCTCGTCGCTCTCAGGATGAAAGGCGAATCGGTCGCGGAAATAACAGGGGCAGCAAAGGTAATGCTGGACAAGGCGACCAGGATAAATTCGAGGCACGAGGTATTAGTCGACCTCTGCGGGACTGGAGGGGACAGGCAGGGCACTTTCAATGTCTCGACCGCGGCGGCATTTGTTGTCGCGGGCGCGGGCGTGCCTGTCGCCAAGCACGGGAACCGCTCTGTGTCGAGCTACGTGGGAAGCGCCGACGTCCTCGAAGCCCTGGGAGTCGATATAAACTATTCTCCGGAGGTCGCGCGGAATTGTCTCGACGAGACAGGTATAGTTTTTCTATTCGCCCCGCTTTACCATCCCGCCATGAAGAACGTCGCCGGACCCAGGAAAGAGATAGGCGTGAGAACGATATTCAACATCCTGGGCCCCATCGCGAACCCGGCGGGGGTCAGGCATCAGGTCGTGGGCGTTTATTCGGAAATGCTTCTCGACCCCATGGTAAAGGTGCTCCGCAACCTCGGCCATAAGAGCGCCATGGTCGTTCACGGATCTGACTCGATGGACGAGATAACGGTCACGGGCAAGTCGGTAATAGCCGAGCTCAGGGACGGAATGGTGAGGAAATATCAGCTCGACCCCTCTGATCTCGGCATAAAGAGATGGAGCGCAGGCGATCTCAAGGGCGGCCGCACGGCGAAGGAGAACGCGCGTATCCTCAAGTCGATACTCAAAGGCGAAGAGAGAGAAGCAAAGAGGGACATAGTTTTAATAAACGCTGCAGCCGCGATCTATGTGTCCGAGACGAGCCCCGACATGAAGGAAGCGCTCGAGAGGGCCGTCGATTCCATAGATTCCGGGAAGGCTCTCTCGAAGCTGGACGGGCTCGTGAAGTTCACTAAAAATAAATGA